The Salinispora tropica CNB-440 genome has a window encoding:
- a CDS encoding TerD family protein: MLEKLIIQRALRVPASTGAAGDGTSVARQLDAALLDVGFSASRALLGHIGGLAPEPAMDLAATVVSAVRELVGDHVRHNAYFIGFPDDVPDTVEFWIDRLRAAVLTGGGTATDAQLRAAVASGGVNLLDLPAYGTYQHTYAELLTAHDELITAAGDRVTVLRLGDVAEVEAERLYLALAGSATPLGEADLTVLGELAVVCMDGAQPAEVPVRENRAVLNGVRLVLGRPLVGMDTTTDVLRLACQASGGDTSLVTATRFRSFRRPERRVLLAALDAVVGASPGKLGDVARYAERWKRLGERLHPHEYGQWPHAREVFAVARGERRVPNLAGRAEAAVRAGSVGQAASLLSAAPGMLLRSADRLLRLASAAERSAVLDAVTGAFGAASGRVLLSLREHVDNRLTPASARMYASRSRSAWVGPDARPPLPAELVAELSGLLDAEISARLPDPQRPLLVDPEVLDVALPLSGKATESGFAVLPRGSRAPVTGELLRFFTYWRQASRRTDYDLSVLLLDGEFHTAGQVSWTNYHHDGVVHSGDVTDATNGATEFIDVPLADLGHYVVPQVYIYAGESFDEVAESMFGYQTRERDQRGAPFDARTVRARSQMRGQGRVALPMVFARTEHGWQAVWLHLYLRGRPSFNRVEDNTFTTMDRVRALMERRYLTVSYLVDRWRVRAEVTTWDGQLPDEPVTFIGIDTPEGLSDGSEAYTLDRLSELIPE; encoded by the coding sequence GTGCTGGAGAAGTTGATCATTCAGAGGGCGCTGCGCGTGCCGGCGAGCACCGGCGCGGCCGGTGATGGCACGTCCGTGGCCCGGCAGTTGGACGCGGCGCTGCTCGATGTCGGGTTCTCGGCGTCGCGGGCTCTGCTGGGCCACATCGGCGGCCTGGCGCCCGAGCCAGCAATGGATCTCGCCGCCACCGTGGTGTCGGCGGTGCGGGAGCTGGTCGGTGATCACGTTCGGCACAATGCGTACTTCATCGGCTTTCCGGACGATGTGCCGGACACCGTAGAGTTCTGGATCGACCGGCTGCGGGCGGCCGTTCTCACCGGTGGGGGCACGGCGACCGACGCGCAGCTGCGTGCGGCTGTCGCCTCGGGTGGGGTGAACCTGCTCGACCTGCCGGCGTACGGGACCTACCAGCACACCTACGCCGAGCTGCTAACGGCGCACGATGAGCTGATCACCGCGGCCGGTGACCGGGTGACGGTGCTACGGCTCGGTGATGTCGCCGAGGTGGAGGCGGAGCGGCTGTATCTGGCCCTGGCCGGCAGCGCGACGCCGCTGGGTGAGGCGGACCTAACCGTCCTCGGTGAGCTGGCGGTCGTGTGCATGGATGGCGCGCAGCCGGCGGAGGTGCCGGTGCGGGAGAACCGTGCCGTGCTCAACGGGGTCCGGCTGGTGCTTGGCCGGCCGCTGGTCGGTATGGACACCACGACGGATGTGCTGCGGCTTGCCTGCCAGGCTTCCGGCGGGGACACCTCACTGGTGACGGCTACGCGGTTCCGGTCGTTCCGGCGCCCGGAGCGGCGGGTGCTGCTCGCTGCGCTGGACGCTGTCGTCGGGGCGAGCCCGGGCAAGCTCGGTGACGTCGCCCGGTACGCCGAGCGGTGGAAGCGACTCGGGGAGCGGCTGCATCCGCACGAGTACGGCCAGTGGCCGCACGCCCGGGAAGTGTTCGCGGTCGCGCGTGGCGAGCGCCGGGTGCCGAACCTGGCGGGTCGGGCCGAGGCGGCCGTCCGTGCCGGGTCTGTCGGTCAGGCCGCGTCGTTGCTGTCGGCCGCTCCGGGCATGCTCCTGCGATCCGCCGACCGGCTGCTACGGCTGGCATCGGCGGCCGAGCGGAGCGCCGTCCTCGACGCGGTCACCGGCGCGTTCGGTGCGGCGTCGGGCCGGGTGCTGCTGTCGCTGCGGGAGCACGTCGACAACCGGCTGACACCCGCGTCGGCCCGGATGTACGCGAGCCGCTCGCGCAGCGCGTGGGTCGGCCCGGATGCCCGCCCGCCGCTGCCCGCCGAGCTGGTGGCCGAGCTGTCGGGCCTGCTCGACGCCGAGATCAGCGCCCGACTGCCGGATCCGCAGCGGCCGCTGCTGGTGGATCCGGAGGTGCTCGACGTCGCCCTGCCGCTGTCGGGCAAGGCGACCGAGAGTGGTTTCGCGGTGCTGCCGCGAGGCTCGCGCGCACCGGTCACCGGTGAGCTGCTGCGCTTCTTCACGTATTGGCGGCAGGCGAGTCGCCGCACCGACTACGATCTGTCGGTGCTGCTGCTGGACGGCGAATTCCACACGGCGGGGCAGGTGTCCTGGACGAACTACCACCACGACGGGGTGGTGCACTCCGGGGACGTCACCGACGCGACGAACGGCGCGACCGAGTTCATCGACGTGCCCTTGGCGGATCTCGGGCATTACGTGGTTCCGCAGGTCTACATCTATGCGGGTGAGTCGTTCGACGAGGTCGCCGAGTCGATGTTCGGCTACCAGACCCGGGAGCGGGACCAGCGAGGTGCCCCGTTCGACGCCCGGACCGTGCGGGCGCGTTCGCAGATGCGCGGGCAGGGCCGGGTCGCGCTGCCGATGGTGTTCGCCAGGACCGAGCACGGTTGGCAGGCCGTGTGGCTGCACCTGTACCTGCGGGGGCGGCCGTCGTTCAACCGGGTGGAGGACAACACGTTCACCACGATGGATCGGGTGCGGGCGCTGATGGAGCGGCGGTACCTCACCGTGTCCTACCTTGTCGACCGGTGGCGCGTGCGGGCCGAGGTGACGACGTGGGACGGACAACTGCCGGACGAGCCCGTCACGTTCATCGGCATTGACACGCCGGAGGGCTTGTCCGACGGGTCCGAGGCATACACATTGGATAGACTGAGTGAGTTGATCCCTGAGTAA
- a CDS encoding HAD family hydrolase, with amino-acid sequence MIKAVVFDIGETLLDDTREWAAWADSIGVPRHTFSAVVGAVVASGRDNREAFEYFRPGFDLEAERQAREAAGCGQVIEESDLYPDVRPALTALRQRGFWVGVAGNQTAKVAELLWAMNLPADAIATSGEWGVGKPDPAFFERVAAMTPVNRDEILYVGDHRDYDIAAGRAAGLRTALIRRGPWGYMWHQDADVQVAADMVATSLEEIASALTKTA; translated from the coding sequence ATGATCAAGGCGGTCGTGTTCGACATCGGCGAGACGCTGCTCGACGACACGCGCGAATGGGCGGCGTGGGCGGACTCGATCGGCGTCCCGCGCCACACCTTCTCCGCCGTCGTCGGCGCCGTCGTCGCCAGCGGCCGGGACAACAGGGAAGCCTTCGAGTACTTCCGCCCCGGATTCGACCTCGAAGCCGAACGGCAAGCTCGCGAAGCCGCCGGATGCGGTCAGGTCATCGAAGAGAGCGACCTTTATCCCGACGTCAGACCCGCGCTGACAGCGCTGCGGCAGCGAGGATTCTGGGTCGGCGTCGCCGGAAACCAGACCGCCAAGGTCGCCGAGCTGCTCTGGGCGATGAACCTGCCCGCAGACGCGATCGCTACCTCGGGAGAGTGGGGAGTCGGCAAGCCAGACCCGGCCTTCTTCGAACGGGTTGCGGCCATGACGCCGGTCAACCGGGACGAGATCCTCTACGTCGGTGACCACCGCGACTATGACATCGCTGCTGGTCGCGCTGCAGGGCTGCGTACCGCTCTCATACGCCGTGGTCCCTGGGGCTACATGTGGCACCAGGACGCCGATGTACAGGTGGCCGCGGACATGGTGGCTACTTCGTTGGAGGAGATCGCTTCGGCGCTCACCAAGACCGCTTGA
- a CDS encoding ATP-binding protein yields MSPRPGGEADKLGNHYEGAWIVLHVLEVLAGTAESVTVEELGEIGKGAEFTLRRRVASEIHQVKRQRGSANYWKLGDLHAEGVLHAARSHVAAGRQFHFVSTIPAQELQDLAEQARHSPDAKTFLDSLHGKAEQRFNYLSSTVYGSVQTAWETLRGTWGHWSSEREIRNRNAALAGLLLTGAPAPTAAVTLADLAVENLATTLDKQTISDLLLHYDLEIVPAGVAPTLVRATRNVHDSWKASIERELFRPSIHRVEAEQISERLLYDSRCAFAVGVGGSGKSAVLHEVVEQAESRDWAVLALRLDRQEPFSSTVELGQRFGLEASPTSSLARVARDQPSLLVIDQLDAVSKASGRMPQTFDAVADLVREATAFPNMRVLLACRKFDLENDDRIRTLTKEHQAKQVLVAELSDEQVLDAVWALGIAPGRLSRQQKAILRLPLHLKLLATIAEKTETFAFTTTRELFNAYWDQKRQDCRTRRGGTVRFADVVGALADEMSARQRLVAPVSVLDDNDLSDDADVLASEHVLIRDGQQYAFFHETFFDYAFARRWTRRDQSLVAFLLTGEQELFRRSQVRQILTYIREENPERVVTEMEALLTEPAIRYHIKHVALALLRAMDAPTVHEWRMVERLLARNDLPFVDQLWLSLRVLPWFDRLDAEGAFSAWLSGNDEQLQEQALGAMIGGVKERPDRMAALLAPHAGRAAKYPAWLRWITRFADVYGSRALFELVTEAVRRCEYDGHEHELFMSVHDLAKHQPEWAVELLAAYLVDRSDALAFDDRTRVKALLLREHGAMDLVIGAAAGTPASFSKALVPYMLKVMALTAYERDDGRLLDRHFMHRDHEPPYHELEEALAVGAVDALRKYVQQQPDEARPLLDQLAADQHEAAQWLLYAALAAAGAVCADYAVALLLDREDGLYAVNSLWEVRLLIEAISPHLSDEWFSRLEQAVMGFRPSWDSRPSGRVSFSFLSAMDEGRLSDTGRRRLGELRRLFNEEQPSAPVSFTGGFMGSPIPQASAEKMNDDQWLRAMAKHNADREDWRTLKGGARELSQVLKEEVKKDPGRFCRLALRIGQETHPAYTDAILMGLADGEAPVDDELVFQAVRHIASLNNPAHDRWLGWALRRHVKADVPADLIGILIDRAMRSTDPTDESLSQAPDTEDGDEDERDRLLERGINTARGQGAEILGDLLVHDIDGSRTKLVLPTLDQLAVDPSLAVRACVAHLIAACLRHARSEAIAAFRKLIDADDRVLATRHVELLVVYIGNGDAEIVKPVIQRMLASTYARVRRAGGRLAAYAGLELSADELLAVARTSDDVSIRSGAAKVCAGRLPFTANAAAAGAAVIQFVDDADQQVRREAAGVAATLRGRALRSFERELTALIASPSFSDAAPQLLITLDRAPDRVDDLIMKCARRFVEVHGRDAGDISTGAAADARDVGELLMRAYAQAADTRARAEVLDMLDSLLIAGAYGVAEMVDAGDR; encoded by the coding sequence GTGAGCCCTCGGCCCGGCGGTGAGGCTGACAAGCTCGGCAATCATTATGAGGGCGCATGGATCGTCCTCCATGTTCTCGAAGTGCTTGCTGGAACCGCGGAGTCGGTGACAGTCGAAGAACTCGGCGAAATCGGTAAAGGTGCAGAATTCACGCTCCGCCGAAGGGTCGCGAGTGAGATTCACCAAGTCAAGCGGCAACGTGGAAGTGCCAACTATTGGAAGCTCGGTGACCTCCATGCCGAAGGCGTCTTGCACGCAGCACGGAGCCATGTCGCCGCTGGCCGCCAGTTTCACTTCGTCTCGACGATCCCGGCGCAGGAGTTGCAGGATCTTGCCGAACAAGCGCGGCATTCGCCCGACGCTAAAACGTTCTTGGACAGCCTTCACGGTAAGGCCGAGCAGCGGTTTAACTATCTGAGTTCCACCGTTTACGGGTCAGTACAGACAGCCTGGGAGACGTTGCGCGGCACTTGGGGGCATTGGTCGAGCGAGCGTGAGATCCGAAACCGCAACGCTGCGCTTGCCGGGCTGCTCTTGACGGGAGCGCCAGCCCCGACGGCAGCTGTGACACTAGCGGACCTTGCCGTCGAGAATCTGGCTACTACGCTCGACAAGCAGACGATCTCTGATTTGCTTCTGCACTATGATCTGGAGATAGTTCCAGCCGGAGTGGCCCCGACGCTCGTTCGGGCCACCAGAAATGTGCACGACAGTTGGAAGGCAAGCATTGAGCGCGAGTTGTTTCGGCCATCTATTCATAGGGTCGAAGCCGAGCAAATAAGCGAGCGGCTTCTTTACGACAGTCGCTGCGCCTTCGCCGTCGGTGTGGGTGGTTCTGGCAAGAGCGCGGTCCTCCATGAAGTGGTAGAGCAGGCGGAGTCCCGCGACTGGGCCGTGCTTGCTCTTCGTCTCGATCGTCAAGAGCCTTTTTCGTCAACTGTTGAGCTTGGACAGCGCTTTGGGTTGGAGGCGTCACCTACTTCATCCTTGGCCCGAGTGGCGCGCGATCAACCCAGTCTTCTCGTGATTGATCAACTCGATGCCGTGAGCAAGGCGTCAGGGCGGATGCCCCAGACGTTCGACGCCGTTGCAGACCTCGTACGAGAGGCGACCGCATTTCCCAACATGCGAGTCCTGCTTGCCTGCCGCAAATTTGACCTGGAAAACGACGATCGCATTAGGACCCTGACCAAGGAGCACCAGGCAAAGCAGGTTCTGGTGGCGGAGCTTTCAGATGAACAGGTGCTTGATGCGGTCTGGGCTTTAGGAATCGCGCCGGGGCGGTTGAGCAGGCAGCAGAAGGCAATTCTCCGGTTGCCGCTCCATCTCAAACTTCTCGCGACCATCGCAGAGAAGACGGAGACATTCGCTTTCACAACCACCAGGGAGTTGTTCAACGCCTATTGGGACCAGAAGCGGCAGGACTGCCGCACTCGACGCGGCGGTACCGTACGCTTCGCTGATGTCGTCGGAGCACTCGCCGATGAGATGAGTGCCAGACAGCGACTCGTAGCACCCGTGTCAGTCCTGGATGACAACGACTTGTCCGACGACGCTGACGTACTTGCGTCCGAGCACGTCCTCATCCGCGACGGCCAACAGTACGCCTTTTTCCATGAGACCTTCTTCGACTACGCGTTTGCACGTCGCTGGACTCGGCGCGATCAATCACTCGTGGCCTTCTTGCTTACTGGTGAACAGGAACTCTTCCGGCGATCCCAAGTACGCCAGATCCTGACGTACATCCGTGAGGAGAATCCGGAACGGGTCGTGACCGAAATGGAGGCATTGCTTACAGAGCCGGCCATCAGGTATCACATCAAGCACGTTGCACTTGCGCTGTTGCGAGCGATGGACGCGCCAACGGTTCATGAGTGGCGCATGGTCGAGCGTCTTCTGGCACGGAACGACCTACCGTTTGTCGATCAACTCTGGCTGTCGCTGCGGGTCCTCCCGTGGTTCGATCGGCTCGACGCCGAGGGTGCCTTCAGCGCATGGCTGTCAGGGAACGACGAGCAGCTTCAGGAGCAGGCGCTTGGGGCCATGATCGGTGGCGTCAAGGAACGGCCTGATCGGATGGCCGCACTGCTTGCGCCTCACGCGGGCCGGGCGGCGAAGTACCCGGCGTGGCTACGGTGGATTACTCGCTTTGCAGACGTATACGGAAGTCGCGCGTTGTTCGAGCTAGTGACGGAAGCCGTCCGTCGCTGCGAGTATGACGGTCACGAGCACGAGCTGTTCATGTCGGTACATGATCTCGCAAAACATCAGCCTGAGTGGGCGGTAGAGCTACTGGCGGCTTACCTTGTCGATCGCTCGGACGCTCTGGCATTCGATGATCGCACGCGCGTAAAGGCTCTGCTCTTGCGGGAACACGGCGCTATGGACCTGGTGATCGGTGCTGCGGCGGGAACACCGGCGAGCTTTAGCAAGGCGCTTGTGCCGTACATGCTTAAGGTGATGGCGTTGACGGCGTACGAGCGGGATGACGGCCGCCTCCTTGATCGGCACTTCATGCATCGTGACCATGAACCGCCGTACCACGAGCTGGAGGAGGCGCTGGCAGTTGGTGCCGTGGATGCGCTCAGGAAGTACGTCCAGCAGCAGCCAGATGAAGCTAGGCCATTACTCGATCAACTTGCCGCCGATCAGCACGAGGCGGCTCAGTGGCTGCTCTACGCGGCACTGGCCGCCGCTGGTGCCGTATGCGCGGACTATGCGGTTGCGCTGCTGCTCGATCGAGAAGACGGTCTGTACGCGGTCAATTCGTTGTGGGAAGTGCGCCTCCTGATCGAGGCAATCAGTCCTCACCTATCAGATGAGTGGTTCTCCCGCCTTGAGCAGGCCGTAATGGGATTCCGGCCGAGTTGGGATAGCCGTCCGTCTGGTCGGGTGTCGTTTTCCTTCCTTTCTGCAATGGACGAAGGACGGCTGTCTGATACCGGGCGCCGACGGCTGGGTGAGTTGCGTCGTCTGTTTAACGAAGAACAGCCGTCCGCGCCCGTGTCATTCACTGGTGGCTTCATGGGCTCGCCCATCCCGCAGGCGTCGGCCGAGAAGATGAACGACGACCAATGGCTCCGGGCTATGGCCAAGCATAATGCAGACCGGGAAGACTGGCGCACGCTAAAGGGTGGGGCGCGGGAACTGTCTCAGGTGTTGAAGGAAGAAGTCAAGAAGGACCCCGGCCGTTTTTGCCGCCTCGCGCTCCGTATCGGACAAGAGACGCACCCGGCTTACACGGATGCGATATTGATGGGTCTTGCCGATGGGGAGGCTCCCGTTGATGACGAGCTAGTGTTCCAGGCGGTACGTCATATCGCATCACTGAACAATCCGGCGCATGACCGATGGCTTGGCTGGGCCTTGCGAAGGCATGTAAAGGCAGATGTTCCGGCAGACCTAATTGGCATCCTGATCGATCGGGCCATGCGATCAACCGATCCCACGGACGAATCACTCTCGCAGGCGCCAGACACCGAGGATGGGGATGAAGACGAGCGCGACAGGCTACTTGAGAGGGGAATCAACACCGCTCGCGGACAAGGTGCGGAAATCCTGGGCGACCTCCTCGTCCACGATATTGATGGCAGTCGCACCAAGCTTGTCTTGCCCACGCTCGACCAGCTTGCGGTCGATCCATCCTTGGCCGTGCGCGCCTGCGTGGCGCACCTTATCGCAGCGTGTCTCCGTCACGCACGGTCGGAAGCGATTGCCGCCTTCCGGAAACTCATCGACGCGGACGACAGGGTGCTAGCGACGCGGCATGTTGAACTTCTGGTCGTATACATCGGAAACGGCGACGCTGAAATAGTCAAGCCGGTTATCCAGCGGATGCTCGCGTCTACCTACGCCCGAGTGCGACGCGCAGGCGGACGTTTGGCCGCCTATGCGGGGCTGGAGCTTTCGGCCGATGAGTTGTTGGCTGTCGCTCGTACCAGCGATGACGTTTCCATTCGCTCGGGCGCAGCCAAGGTCTGTGCGGGCCGACTTCCCTTCACTGCGAACGCAGCCGCTGCCGGCGCAGCCGTCATACAGTTCGTGGACGACGCTGATCAGCAAGTTCGCAGGGAGGCCGCAGGAGTTGCGGCCACCCTGCGTGGCAGGGCCCTACGCTCATTTGAGCGTGAGCTCACGGCTCTAATCGCGTCGCCCTCGTTCTCAGACGCAGCTCCGCAGCTCCTCATTACCCTGGATCGTGCGCCAGACCGCGTTGACGATCTGATCATGAAGTGTGCGCGGCGGTTTGTTGAGGTTCATGGAAGGGACGCAGGGGACATCTCGACGGGTGCGGCCGCAGACGCGAGAGATGTTGGAGAGCTTCTCATGCGCGCATACGCCCAGGCAGCGGATACTCGGGCGAGAGCCGAGGTGTTGGACATGCTCGACTCGCTGCTGATAGCCGGTGCGTACGGCGTTGCCGAGATGGTAGATGCCGGTGATCGATGA